From Providencia sp. R33, a single genomic window includes:
- a CDS encoding fimbrial protein — translation MKWKGAAPFIWLILFSPATSLYAADVTITVNGSVVAKPCTVATTSANVDLGDLYTFNLITPGSSSIWHPVSLELVNCPVGTSTVTATFSGIADTTGYYKNQGTAGNIQLQLQDTAGNNLNNGAQKKLQVNDSSLSIRFPLQVRALSVKGQATQGNIQAVIDVTYTYQ, via the coding sequence ATTAAATGGAAAGGAGCAGCCCCGTTTATCTGGCTGATTTTATTTTCACCAGCTACATCCTTATATGCCGCTGATGTGACGATTACAGTGAATGGGAGTGTTGTTGCTAAGCCATGCACTGTTGCAACGACGAGTGCCAATGTTGATTTAGGTGATTTATACACTTTCAATTTAATCACTCCAGGCTCTTCCTCAATATGGCACCCCGTTTCATTAGAATTAGTCAATTGCCCAGTAGGAACGTCCACTGTGACTGCGACTTTCAGCGGTATCGCTGATACGACGGGTTATTATAAAAATCAAGGAACAGCAGGCAACATTCAGCTACAACTCCAAGATACCGCGGGTAATAACTTAAATAATGGCGCGCAAAAAAAACTGCAAGTTAACGACTCTTCATTATCCATCCGTTTTCCTTTGCAAGTCAGAGCGCTTTCCGTCAAAGGCCAAGCTACCCAAGGAAACATACAGGCCGTTATTGATGTTACCTATACTTATCAATGA
- a CDS encoding ATP-binding protein: MPIFNFKDEDALGKVASVDTTNVVVDVENVDQLKRLQVNHLAVLQSSRPGQHLIGLITQVTRKRGIEDIINDGVNDQISELNLCRIALIGTMLDRDGVKENVFRRTLESVPEIDANCFSLEGENLTGFMRTLSSVSSDGNALILGKYTLDEQAIAYLNGNKFFQRHAFIGGSTGSGKSWTTAKIIEQMSCLSTANAIVFDLHGEYAPLVGKGIQHFKVAGPADVEAQRTISDGMLYLPYWLLSYEALVSMFVDRSDQNAPNQAMIMAREINFAKRKYLEDNNQQEVLKHFTIDSPVPFDLNILMKRLNDINIEMVPGAKANTEKQGDFFGKLARMISRLENKIHDRRLGFMFNGGGDILDFCWLEKFANAVLGSTSENGKAGVKIIDFSEVPSDVLPLIVSLVARVTFSVQQWTPSILRHPIALLCDEAHLYMPQRSMADSADDISLDIFERIAKEGRKYGVSLIVISQRPSEVNKTMLSQCSNFVSMRLTNAEDQGVIKRLLPDSLGGFSDILPTLDTGEALVVGDASLLPSRIRVDEPINKPNSGTVNFWDEWQKPVKEHRLSIALENWRKQSIQ; encoded by the coding sequence ATGCCCATTTTTAATTTTAAGGATGAAGATGCACTAGGAAAAGTTGCCTCTGTTGATACGACAAATGTAGTAGTAGATGTGGAAAATGTTGATCAACTCAAAAGGTTGCAAGTAAACCATCTTGCAGTGCTTCAAAGTAGTCGACCTGGACAACATCTCATAGGTCTCATAACACAGGTAACGCGTAAAAGAGGCATCGAAGATATTATTAATGATGGTGTTAACGACCAGATTTCCGAACTCAATTTATGTCGTATTGCTCTGATTGGAACGATGTTGGATCGTGATGGTGTTAAGGAAAACGTTTTTCGTCGTACTCTCGAAAGCGTGCCTGAAATAGATGCAAATTGTTTTTCATTGGAAGGTGAAAATTTGACGGGCTTTATGCGAACCCTCTCTAGTGTATCTTCTGATGGAAATGCTCTAATACTTGGTAAATATACTCTTGATGAACAGGCTATTGCCTATCTTAATGGGAATAAATTCTTTCAGCGGCATGCATTTATAGGAGGTAGTACTGGTTCTGGTAAATCTTGGACGACAGCTAAAATTATTGAACAAATGTCATGTCTTTCGACGGCAAATGCAATTGTTTTTGACCTTCATGGTGAATACGCTCCTCTAGTAGGTAAAGGTATTCAACATTTTAAAGTTGCTGGTCCAGCTGATGTAGAGGCTCAGCGTACTATTAGTGATGGTATGCTTTACTTACCATATTGGTTACTTTCATATGAAGCTCTTGTATCAATGTTCGTAGATCGTAGCGATCAGAACGCTCCCAACCAAGCCATGATAATGGCTCGTGAAATCAACTTTGCAAAACGCAAATACCTAGAAGATAACAACCAGCAAGAAGTATTAAAGCATTTCACCATCGATAGCCCTGTTCCGTTCGATCTAAATATTCTTATGAAACGCTTGAATGACATCAATATTGAAATGGTTCCCGGAGCTAAAGCTAATACAGAGAAACAAGGTGATTTCTTCGGTAAGCTTGCCCGTATGATTTCTCGACTAGAAAATAAAATTCACGACAGACGCTTAGGTTTTATGTTTAATGGCGGAGGTGATATTTTAGATTTTTGTTGGCTTGAGAAGTTTGCGAATGCTGTACTCGGTAGTACTAGTGAAAATGGTAAAGCGGGAGTCAAAATTATAGATTTTTCGGAAGTCCCATCAGATGTCTTACCATTGATCGTTTCTCTTGTAGCACGAGTCACCTTTTCTGTTCAGCAATGGACTCCATCGATATTACGTCACCCGATTGCTCTTCTTTGTGATGAAGCTCATCTCTATATGCCTCAACGTAGTATGGCAGATTCAGCCGATGATATTTCACTGGATATTTTTGAGCGCATTGCAAAAGAAGGGCGAAAATATGGCGTTAGTCTTATTGTGATAAGTCAGCGTCCTTCAGAAGTTAATAAAACTATGCTTAGTCAATGTAGTAATTTCGTATCCATGAGACTTACTAACGCAGAAGATCAAGGCGTAATTAAGAGGTTATTACCGGACAGCCTTGGCGGCTTTAGCGATATACTCCCAACTTTAGATACAGGGGAAGCCTTGGTTGTTGGTGATGCTAGTTTGCTTCCTAGTAGAATTCGAGTAGATGAACCAATAAATAAACCAAATAGTGGTACAGTGAATTTTTGGGATGAATGGCAAAAACCAGTCAAAGAACACCGCTTGTCTATAGCCCTTGAAAATTGGCGTAAGCAGAGTATTCAGTAA
- a CDS encoding fimbrial protein, whose protein sequence is MPNKFMIFSASLFALLSLSQGAYAADSTINIKGYVRDNTCAVAPGSQSQVVDLLNNAVKQLYTVGEVTPAIPFNIELTPCGNSVTAVKVGFVGIADTNNQTLLALDPGSLNASGAGIQILDGARKPLTLNATSNSMVWTPLVAGKNNTLHFYARLMASKLPVTAGHVRATATFTLEFQ, encoded by the coding sequence ATGCCGAATAAATTCATGATTTTTTCTGCTTCTCTATTTGCACTTTTATCATTATCTCAAGGTGCATATGCGGCAGACAGTACGATCAACATTAAAGGGTATGTGCGAGATAATACTTGTGCGGTAGCACCAGGATCGCAAAGCCAAGTTGTTGATTTACTGAATAATGCAGTGAAGCAACTTTATACTGTAGGGGAAGTGACCCCTGCAATTCCATTTAATATTGAACTCACCCCTTGTGGCAACTCAGTCACTGCCGTGAAAGTGGGATTTGTGGGAATTGCGGATACCAACAATCAGACCTTATTGGCGTTAGACCCCGGAAGCCTCAATGCATCAGGCGCAGGTATACAAATTTTAGATGGTGCCAGAAAACCACTTACACTCAATGCCACCAGCAACAGCATGGTTTGGACTCCTTTAGTGGCAGGCAAAAATAATACACTGCATTTTTATGCTCGATTAATGGCGTCTAAATTACCGGTCACTGCGGGGCATGTTCGAGCTACCGCCACTTTTACGCTTGAGTTTCAGTAA
- a CDS encoding helix-turn-helix domain-containing protein, giving the protein MLDKPQSHNISIYIGSLLRCYRKSLGITGAELGTRLNISQQQISRYECGTNTLTIDGLMNFLFALGLKNCDIESFMENILTFYKSEPEKPTYENSFITVRKR; this is encoded by the coding sequence ATGTTGGATAAACCACAATCTCACAATATTTCCATTTATATAGGTTCATTATTAAGATGCTACCGAAAATCGTTGGGAATAACGGGAGCAGAGCTTGGTACTCGCTTAAATATAAGCCAGCAACAAATTTCACGTTATGAGTGTGGGACAAATACATTAACTATTGATGGGTTAATGAATTTCTTATTTGCTCTAGGCCTTAAAAATTGTGATATAGAATCTTTCATGGAAAACATCCTAACATTTTATAAAAGTGAGCCTGAAAAACCAACGTATGAAAACTCATTTATAACTGTAAGAAAAAGATAA
- a CDS encoding fimbrial biogenesis usher protein, with translation MSYLAFEKRQFISGKESFFGYISARHFPLIPLTLLIGACLYPSWAKAEIYFNPRFLADDPSAVADLSAFEQGQEVPEGTYRVDIYLNDGYISTKDVRFAANKNESQLMPCFTRDELAKMGVNTLKISEANISGKNNCQPLSMLIEDSTTRFDVGLQRLYMTVPQVFMSNQARDFIPPEYWDSGITAGILNYSLTGNSARNQNGKHSSYTYLNMQSGLNLGAWRLRDNSTWSHSSGTSNTETRWEHINTYLERGINQIRSRLTIGDSYTPGEIFDSFNFRGIQLASDDNMLPESQKGFAPVIRGIARGTADVSIKQNGYEIYRNTFPPGPFIINDLYAAGNSGDLNVTITEADGSVQSFTVPYSSVPLLQREGHTEYAVTAGDYRAGNGQQEKPSFMQATLMRGLSYGWTLYGGSQLASRYQSFNIGMGKNIGVFGALSIDITQANAKLPDDSNHQGQSIRFLYNKSMNETGTTIQLAGYRYSTKGYYSFADTTYKRMNGYSLATQDGVIQVTPTFSDYYNLAYNKREKIQLSLTQQLGEQSTLYLTGSHETYWNTSKSDKHLQVGFNTLIEGISWGINYSLSKNSWQEANDQMLAMNVNIPFSYWMRSDSQSIWRNASASYNVSHDLKGRMTNMAGLYGTLLEDNNLSYNVQTGYAGGGQGNSSASGYTALNYRGTYGNANAGYSYTDNVRQMYYGLSGGVLAHANGITLSQPMNDTVVLVKAPGAGNVKVENQTGVNTDWRGYAILPYATDYRENRIALDTNTLANNVDLEDPVVSVVPTRGAVVRADFHPRIGVKVLMTLLKSDGKPVPFGAIVSSSDNNGSSIVADDGQVYLTGLSLSGHLIARWGDGPDSQCQINYTLPEQSQHEMLSKYRALCR, from the coding sequence ATGTCATATCTGGCATTTGAAAAAAGGCAATTCATTTCGGGGAAAGAGTCATTTTTTGGATATATATCCGCACGCCATTTTCCCTTAATTCCATTGACGCTATTAATTGGTGCCTGCCTATATCCTTCTTGGGCGAAGGCAGAAATCTATTTTAACCCACGATTTTTAGCCGATGACCCTTCTGCTGTTGCGGATTTATCTGCTTTTGAGCAAGGCCAAGAAGTACCCGAGGGAACCTATCGTGTTGATATTTATTTGAATGATGGCTATATATCGACCAAAGATGTCCGTTTTGCCGCAAATAAAAATGAAAGCCAGCTTATGCCTTGTTTTACTCGCGACGAATTGGCAAAAATGGGCGTTAACACACTAAAAATTTCTGAAGCAAATATCTCCGGGAAAAATAACTGCCAGCCTTTGAGTATGCTTATTGAAGACTCGACAACACGCTTTGATGTCGGTTTGCAACGGCTATATATGACTGTCCCACAAGTATTTATGTCTAATCAGGCTCGAGATTTCATTCCTCCTGAATATTGGGACTCGGGTATTACGGCAGGTATTTTAAACTATAGCTTAACTGGGAATAGTGCGCGTAACCAAAATGGCAAACACAGTAGCTATACCTACCTAAATATGCAAAGTGGCCTAAACCTTGGTGCATGGCGCTTACGAGATAACTCAACATGGAGTCACAGTTCAGGAACGTCGAATACCGAAACTCGTTGGGAGCATATTAATACCTATTTAGAGCGGGGGATTAATCAGATACGCTCCCGCCTAACTATAGGTGACAGTTATACCCCCGGTGAAATCTTTGATAGCTTTAACTTCCGAGGAATTCAGTTAGCTTCTGATGACAACATGCTACCGGAAAGCCAAAAAGGGTTTGCGCCGGTTATTCGCGGCATTGCTCGTGGTACAGCTGATGTTTCCATCAAACAAAATGGCTATGAAATCTACCGCAATACTTTCCCGCCAGGGCCCTTCATTATTAATGACTTATATGCCGCAGGAAACAGTGGTGACCTCAATGTCACTATTACCGAAGCGGATGGTTCAGTGCAAAGTTTTACGGTGCCTTACTCATCTGTACCATTGCTTCAAAGGGAAGGGCATACCGAATATGCGGTTACTGCGGGTGATTATCGGGCAGGAAATGGCCAGCAAGAGAAACCGAGTTTTATGCAAGCGACATTAATGAGAGGTTTATCATACGGGTGGACACTTTATGGTGGTTCACAACTCGCTAGTCGCTATCAGTCCTTCAACATTGGTATGGGAAAAAATATTGGTGTATTTGGTGCGCTGTCTATCGATATTACGCAGGCAAATGCGAAGCTTCCCGACGATAGCAATCATCAGGGGCAATCTATTCGTTTTCTTTATAACAAATCGATGAATGAAACGGGCACAACCATTCAATTGGCTGGTTATCGTTATTCAACCAAAGGCTATTATTCATTTGCGGATACGACTTATAAGCGCATGAATGGTTATAGCCTTGCGACGCAAGATGGTGTCATTCAAGTCACTCCAACATTCTCGGATTACTATAATTTAGCTTATAACAAACGTGAAAAAATCCAATTAAGTCTCACTCAGCAATTAGGTGAGCAATCAACATTATATCTAACTGGAAGCCATGAAACGTATTGGAACACGAGTAAGTCCGATAAACATTTACAGGTTGGTTTTAATACGCTGATTGAAGGTATTAGCTGGGGGATCAACTACAGCTTATCTAAGAATTCTTGGCAGGAAGCAAACGATCAAATGTTAGCGATGAATGTGAATATCCCATTTAGCTATTGGATGCGTTCTGACAGCCAATCAATCTGGCGTAATGCGAGTGCCAGTTATAACGTCTCCCATGACCTAAAAGGCCGCATGACTAACATGGCAGGCCTTTATGGCACATTGCTTGAAGATAATAACTTAAGTTATAACGTGCAAACGGGTTACGCAGGGGGCGGCCAAGGTAACTCTTCGGCATCTGGTTACACTGCGCTGAACTATCGCGGTACATATGGTAATGCAAACGCTGGCTACAGTTATACCGATAACGTTCGCCAAATGTATTATGGTTTGAGTGGTGGTGTGTTAGCGCACGCTAATGGCATCACGCTTAGTCAGCCAATGAATGACACTGTTGTCCTTGTGAAAGCACCGGGGGCTGGAAACGTAAAAGTTGAAAACCAGACCGGGGTTAATACTGATTGGCGTGGTTATGCCATCTTACCTTATGCCACAGATTACCGAGAAAACCGTATTGCGCTAGATACCAACACATTAGCCAATAATGTCGATTTAGAAGATCCCGTTGTCAGCGTCGTTCCTACTCGAGGTGCAGTTGTTCGCGCTGATTTTCATCCTCGAATTGGTGTAAAGGTACTGATGACATTACTAAAAAGTGATGGAAAACCAGTACCATTTGGCGCGATTGTTTCTTCAAGCGATAACAATGGCAGCAGCATTGTTGCTGATGACGGTCAAGTTTACTTAACGGGTTTATCACTTTCAGGCCACCTCATTGCACGCTGGGGGGACGGCCCTGACTCACAGTGCCAAATTAACTACACATTACCCGAGCAAAGCCAACACGAGATGCTCAGTAAGTACCGCGCACTGTGCCGCTAA
- a CDS encoding virulence RhuM family protein, translated as MSEDLPEAPQGEFVLFRSEDGQTHVECRFESDTLWLSQSSIAELYGKDVRTINEHLVNIFSEGELAQNATIRKFRIVRLEGNRQVSREIDHYSLPAILAVGYRVRSTRGTQFRQWATQTLEQYLIKGFVMDDERLKNPPIGQSVVPDYFDEMLERIRDIRASERRVYLRVKEIFTMAADYEPSSKETTRFFQSIQNKLHFACTGMTAAELIASRADANQPDMGLTTYKFDEVRKTDVTIAKNYLRENELKELNRIVNMWLDFAEDQALRRKQVFLQDWDTKLDQFLSFNDREVLQGAGGISKKAADEKAREAFDIYAKKRRQLKEAEGARANIATLKDLLKKGK; from the coding sequence ATGAGTGAAGATCTTCCTGAAGCACCACAGGGTGAATTTGTTTTATTCCGCAGTGAAGATGGGCAAACTCACGTCGAATGCCGCTTTGAGTCTGATACTCTGTGGTTATCTCAATCATCAATTGCTGAGCTGTATGGAAAAGACGTTCGTACAATTAACGAGCACCTTGTTAATATTTTTTCTGAAGGGGAACTTGCTCAAAACGCAACCATCCGGAAATTCCGGATAGTTCGATTAGAGGGAAATCGTCAGGTTTCCAGAGAGATAGACCACTATAGTTTACCCGCCATTCTTGCTGTTGGTTACCGCGTCCGTTCTACTCGTGGCACACAATTTCGCCAGTGGGCAACACAAACTCTAGAACAGTATCTGATCAAAGGGTTTGTGATGGACGATGAGCGGCTGAAGAATCCGCCTATCGGTCAGTCAGTCGTGCCGGATTATTTTGATGAGATGCTCGAACGCATCCGTGATATCCGTGCCAGTGAGCGGCGTGTGTATCTACGGGTGAAAGAGATCTTCACCATGGCAGCGGATTACGAGCCTTCCAGTAAAGAAACAACTCGTTTCTTCCAATCCATTCAAAACAAACTGCATTTTGCTTGTACGGGAATGACTGCTGCTGAGCTTATAGCTAGTCGTGCTGACGCCAATCAACCAGATATGGGATTAACCACCTATAAATTTGATGAAGTGCGTAAAACCGATGTCACGATCGCGAAGAATTACCTACGTGAAAATGAGCTCAAAGAATTAAACCGTATCGTCAATATGTGGCTCGACTTTGCCGAAGACCAAGCACTGCGCCGTAAGCAAGTTTTCTTACAGGATTGGGATACTAAGCTGGATCAGTTTTTGAGTTTCAATGACCGTGAAGTTCTGCAAGGCGCTGGTGGAATAAGTAAGAAGGCCGCTGATGAAAAAGCCAGAGAAGCATTTGATATTTATGCTAAAAAACGTCGGCAGTTAAAAGAGGCAGAAGGGGCAAGGGCGAATATTGCTACGCTGAAAGATTTGCTAAAAAAAGGTAAGTAA
- a CDS encoding YibL family ribosome-associated protein: MKESEKAQIKLLSDRLDLIRHQMASMQLSNEAEKYAELEKEKATLETEIVRLKAIQNKKLSKEAQKLLEMPFKRPITKKEQADLGKLKKSVRGLVVVHPMTALGREMELDEMTGFCKSDF, translated from the coding sequence ATGAAAGAAAGCGAAAAAGCACAAATTAAACTTCTTAGCGACCGTTTAGACCTGATCCGTCACCAGATGGCCAGCATGCAACTGTCGAACGAAGCGGAAAAATACGCAGAGCTTGAGAAAGAAAAAGCAACACTGGAAACTGAAATCGTTCGCCTGAAAGCGATACAAAATAAGAAACTCAGCAAAGAAGCTCAAAAATTGCTGGAAATGCCATTTAAACGCCCTATCACGAAAAAAGAACAGGCCGATCTTGGCAAACTGAAGAAATCCGTACGTGGCTTGGTTGTTGTCCACCCAATGACGGCATTAGGTCGTGAAATGGAACTGGATGAAATGACGGGTTTTTGTAAATCTGATTTCTAG
- a CDS encoding fimbria/pilus periplasmic chaperone: protein MKNITIRKLIGALLILLCSNIYTQAYAGVALGATRVIYPAGQKQVQLAVTNNEEKSVFLIQSWVENKTGQKDSQFAVTPPLFTMQGKKENTLRIIDATNNQLPQDRESLFWLNVKAIPAMDKSKQNENMLQLAIISRIKLYYRPTNLSVSPETVAESLRFRRQAGTVTVINPTPYYATVTSLNIGSTKLDNVLVPPFGEASVSAPTNANGGITFQTINDYGALTPKMTGNVQ from the coding sequence ATGAAAAACATAACAATCCGCAAATTAATCGGCGCCTTATTAATATTACTCTGTTCAAATATATATACTCAGGCATATGCAGGAGTTGCATTAGGCGCGACACGCGTTATTTATCCAGCAGGGCAAAAACAGGTTCAGCTTGCCGTTACAAATAATGAAGAAAAAAGTGTTTTTCTTATTCAATCATGGGTAGAAAATAAAACTGGACAAAAAGATAGTCAGTTTGCAGTTACTCCCCCTTTATTTACTATGCAAGGTAAAAAAGAAAATACATTGCGTATTATTGACGCAACTAATAATCAATTACCTCAAGATAGAGAAAGTCTTTTCTGGCTAAATGTAAAAGCTATTCCTGCCATGGATAAATCTAAGCAGAATGAAAATATGCTTCAATTAGCCATTATTAGCCGGATCAAACTTTATTATCGCCCGACCAATTTATCTGTTTCACCTGAAACTGTTGCGGAATCATTACGTTTTAGACGCCAAGCTGGCACCGTTACCGTCATTAATCCTACACCTTATTACGCAACGGTAACGTCATTAAATATCGGTTCAACCAAACTCGATAATGTATTGGTTCCTCCGTTTGGCGAAGCTTCTGTCTCTGCACCAACCAATGCTAATGGTGGCATTACTTTCCAAACGATTAATGATTATGGCGCATTAACTCCAAAAATGACTGGAAACGTCCAGTAA
- the fimA gene encoding type 1 fimbrial major subunit FimA, whose amino-acid sequence MKFKVISLSIATALSLSSMLASAATTTVNGGTVHFKGELVNAACAVDAGSVEQTVQLGQVRTVKLAQTGDVSTPVGFNIQLNDCDTTIATSAKIAFTGVSANAANPTVLSVASSAAGSATNVGIQILDSKSIPLGLDGATFSTAMTLKDGTNILPFQARYYALDATTAGVANADATFAVQYE is encoded by the coding sequence ATGAAATTTAAAGTCATTTCTTTATCAATTGCTACTGCGCTGTCTTTATCGTCAATGCTAGCTTCTGCTGCGACAACAACAGTAAATGGCGGCACCGTTCATTTTAAAGGTGAGTTAGTGAATGCGGCATGTGCTGTTGACGCGGGCTCTGTTGAACAAACTGTACAGCTTGGCCAAGTTCGTACTGTTAAATTAGCGCAAACAGGTGATGTGAGCACGCCTGTTGGTTTTAACATTCAATTAAATGATTGTGATACCACCATTGCGACATCTGCAAAAATCGCCTTTACCGGTGTGTCTGCAAATGCTGCAAATCCAACAGTTTTATCCGTCGCATCTTCTGCTGCGGGTTCTGCAACAAATGTAGGTATCCAAATTTTAGATTCTAAAAGCATTCCTTTAGGCCTTGATGGTGCAACATTTAGCACCGCAATGACATTGAAAGACGGAACTAACATTCTGCCATTCCAAGCTCGTTACTATGCACTTGATGCAACTACTGCGGGTGTGGCAAACGCAGATGCAACATTTGCTGTTCAGTACGAGTGA
- a CDS encoding fimbrial protein yields the protein MREVIFALLLLFAPLLEAGNKWNVQLPGGGMHFYGELIAQACSVETSDKNLTVNMGQLRTNMLTAPGQETAPVLFDIHLRECSKTASEYVSITFLGIADSTNPDIFAIGDGPNSASGIGLAVFDSANTLIPINSAPRKMARIINGDMTLHFVAKYRATSYQVTGGKANAQALFSLTYE from the coding sequence ATGAGAGAGGTGATATTTGCGCTACTACTTTTATTCGCCCCACTCCTTGAGGCTGGAAACAAGTGGAATGTTCAGTTACCAGGTGGAGGAATGCACTTCTACGGAGAACTCATCGCACAAGCGTGTAGTGTTGAGACTTCGGACAAAAATTTGACCGTAAATATGGGACAACTACGAACGAATATGTTGACTGCCCCAGGTCAAGAAACCGCGCCTGTTCTATTTGATATCCATTTACGCGAATGCAGCAAAACAGCAAGCGAGTACGTCTCCATTACTTTTCTGGGGATCGCAGATAGTACCAACCCAGATATTTTTGCTATTGGTGATGGCCCGAATAGCGCCAGTGGTATAGGGCTAGCTGTCTTTGATTCAGCCAATACCTTGATTCCAATTAATAGCGCACCTCGGAAAATGGCTCGCATTATCAATGGTGATATGACGTTGCACTTTGTCGCTAAATACCGCGCAACCAGTTATCAAGTTACGGGTGGAAAGGCAAATGCGCAAGCCTTGTTTTCGCTGACGTATGAATAA
- a CDS encoding SIR2 family protein, translated as MTEFNYQKQAQDFYSKAPVIILGSGASAAYGMSGMSGLAKYLVANTDLSSLPNTEIAAWEMFCQVLRDGVDLESALQQVAVSDELTARIIKTTWALISSEDISIFQESLQNNTMFPLSRLLEHMFKSSLRVIDIVTTNYDRLAEYACDQGRIHHFTGFTYGFFRQLAGPTEVKFSRRVNIWKVHGSVDWFQSPLEDTVALTNIHDVPKNHEPQIVTPGTQKYQKTHLEPFRSIINNADEAIKSASSYLCIGYGFNDEHIQPKLMAKCLRNKAPITIITYELSKAAKQLIIDSNAPNYLAIERGDTDDQSIVYSSQVKSPVIVEKNIWSLEGYLSLIM; from the coding sequence ATGACAGAATTCAACTACCAAAAACAAGCACAGGATTTTTATAGTAAAGCCCCCGTTATTATTTTGGGTAGTGGTGCTTCTGCTGCATATGGAATGTCTGGGATGTCAGGGTTAGCGAAGTATTTGGTTGCTAATACTGATCTTTCTAGTTTGCCCAATACTGAGATTGCCGCTTGGGAAATGTTCTGCCAAGTATTGCGGGATGGGGTAGATCTAGAATCAGCACTACAACAGGTTGCTGTTTCTGATGAACTCACAGCTAGAATTATTAAAACAACTTGGGCGCTTATTAGTTCTGAGGATATTAGTATTTTTCAAGAAAGTCTCCAGAACAATACAATGTTTCCATTGAGTCGTTTGCTTGAGCATATGTTCAAAAGCAGTCTTAGGGTAATAGATATAGTTACTACAAATTATGACCGTTTAGCTGAATATGCCTGCGATCAAGGTCGGATTCATCACTTCACTGGCTTTACATATGGTTTTTTCCGTCAGTTAGCAGGGCCAACAGAAGTGAAGTTTAGTCGTCGAGTTAATATTTGGAAAGTTCATGGTTCTGTGGACTGGTTTCAATCACCATTAGAAGATACGGTTGCACTCACAAATATCCATGATGTTCCAAAAAATCACGAACCACAGATTGTTACTCCGGGTACTCAAAAATATCAAAAAACACACCTAGAACCATTTCGCTCCATTATCAATAATGCTGATGAAGCCATAAAATCTGCCAGCTCTTATTTGTGTATTGGTTATGGCTTTAATGATGAACATATCCAGCCAAAACTTATGGCGAAATGTCTTAGAAATAAAGCACCCATAACGATCATTACATATGAACTTTCCAAAGCCGCAAAACAGTTAATTATTGATAGTAATGCTCCTAATTATCTAGCAATAGAACGTGGGGATACTGACGATCAATCTATCGTGTATTCTTCTCAAGTTAAGTCTCCAGTGATTGTAGAAAAAAATATTTGGAGCCTTGAAGGCTATCTGTCACTTATAATGTAG